DNA from Streptomyces sp. NBC_01260:
CAGTGACCAGTACGGGCCGGCGAGCCCTCGGAACTCCCCGATCCTGTTCGCGTGGGCCGTGTCCACCATGAGTGTGCCGGGGGCGGGTACGTGGGCGGGTTCCTGTCCATCCGTGGGAACGATTTGCGCACTCATCGCCGCTCCTCTCCGTAGCGGTTTCGCTACTCAGGGCGTTCAGAGTGACCTAGAGTTGGAGTGTCCTCAACTTGGCTGTTTTGCTTGATGAGTTAGGAACTCACGTGGTCAACCGGAAGGCATTGGACCCCGAGACTTCGCCGGCGCAGGCGTTTGGTCAGCGCTTACGGCAAGCGCGGGACGAGCGCGGGTGGACGCAGGACGAGCTGGCCGTACGCATGGGCCTGACCGGGTCGCATGTTTCCGCCGTCGAAACTGGCCGCCGCCCACCAACTAACCGCTTCGCGCGTAGTGCTGACAGGGCACTCGGCACCGGAGACAAGTTCGAGCGAATGACCCGCGCGCTCAAGAACACCTCGCTCCTGGAGGGGTTCACGGACTTCGTCACCCACGAGGTACGAGCCGTAGAGATCAGGCTGTTCGAGCTCGGGATCGTTCCGGGTCTTCTCCAGACTCCGGAGTACGCGGCAGCGATCACTACGGGTGCCGTGCGGCGCGGAGCGATCACGGAGCAGCAGGCGGAAGAACGGCTGACGCTCCTCACGAAGAGGCAGGCATCCCTGGAGCGGACGCCCCCACCGCTTGTGTACGTCGTCCTTGACGAGAGCTGCATTCGGCGGGTGGTGGGCGGCCCCCGTGTCATGGCGGAACAGCTTGACCGGCTCGCCGCGTTCGCCGAGCTGCCGTCCACCGTCGTGCAAGTCGCTCCGTTCGATCTTGGTGAGCGGCGGTCGTTCGACCTGCCGGTAACACTGGTCGCCCTCCCCGACCGATCGCACATGGCATACGCGGAGTCTGCGCAGCAAGGGCGGCTGGAGCGCGATATGCGGTTCGTGCAGCCCCTGTTGACGGCATACCATCAACTACAGGCCGAAGCGCTGTCCCAAGCGGCATCCGTGGCCATGATCGAGAAGGTAAGAAAGGGCACCCCGTGATGACCGAATCCCCCCGCTGGTTCAAGTCCTCCTACAGCAGCAATGGTGGCCAGTGCATCGAGGTCGCGGCCAACTTTGCCGTCTCACGCGGCGTGGTACCCGTCCGCGACTCCAAGGATCTGAGCGGTCCCACGCTGTCCTTCCCCTTCGCCTCCTTCGTCTCCTTCGTGGCGGGCGTCAAGGCCGGAGGCTTCGGCACCGTCTGAGCAATCGATTCAGCGTCGCCCCATCGTGCCCGGCAGGGTGGGGCTTCGCTGCGGCGCGAGTCCTACGACCGTTCAGTGGTTCTCGGCTGCACCGGCCCAGTCGTCCGACGTGCCCGACGCGTCCGCCGGGAGCTTCGCCGTCACCACGAAGCCGCCGGACGGCCCCGGGCCCGCCTCCAGGGAGCCGCCCGCCGCCGCCAGGCGTTCGGTGAGGCCTTTCAGGCCGGTGCCGCCGATGCCCGGGGTGGGCGGTGCGGCCGGGTTCCGGCCGTCGTCGGTGACCGTCAGCCGGACCCGGTCCGAGGTTCCGTCGATCACGAACGCGCAAGCGGTGGCGGCGGAGTGGCGCAGGACATTGGTGACGGCCTCCCGAGCCACCCAGCCGAGCAGCGCCTCCGTCTGCGGCGAGAGCGGCGGCCCGGAGCGGCGGACGGTCGGCTCTATGCCGGCGGCGGTAAGCGCGGACCTGGCGCGGTCGAGCTCGGTGGCCAGGCTCCCCTCGCGGTAGCCGGTGACCGCCTCACGGATCTCGGTGAGCGCCTGCCGCCCGACCGACTCGATATCGGTGACCTGCCGGAGCGCCTCGTCCATGTCGTGCGGCGCGATCCTGCGCGCGGCCTCCGACTTGACGACGATCACGGAGATGGTGTGGCCCAGCAGATCGTGCAGATCACGGGAGAAGCGCAGCCGCTCCTTCTCGACGGCGGCGCGGGCCAGTTCCTGCCGGGTGGAGCGCAGTTCCATCACCGTCTCCGACAGGGTGAGCAGCGCGGCCGTCACCGCACCGGAGATGAACGTGCCGTAGGCCAGCGTCCACGGCGTCGACGCGCTGTCCCCCCCGCCACACCGCGACGACGCACGCGGCCACGGCGAGCACGAGCAGACCGACCGCCAGCCACTGTTTGCGCAGGACCGTCCCACAGGCCAGCGAGAGCAGCGGGAAGAACAGCAGCCAGCTGCCGCCGTACCCGGCCGCGAGCCCCAGCGTGACGGCTGTCAGCGCGGCCAGCAGCACGTACGTCAACGGACTCTC
Protein-coding regions in this window:
- a CDS encoding helix-turn-helix domain-containing protein, with amino-acid sequence MVNRKALDPETSPAQAFGQRLRQARDERGWTQDELAVRMGLTGSHVSAVETGRRPPTNRFARSADRALGTGDKFERMTRALKNTSLLEGFTDFVTHEVRAVEIRLFELGIVPGLLQTPEYAAAITTGAVRRGAITEQQAEERLTLLTKRQASLERTPPPLVYVVLDESCIRRVVGGPRVMAEQLDRLAAFAELPSTVVQVAPFDLGERRSFDLPVTLVALPDRSHMAYAESAQQGRLERDMRFVQPLLTAYHQLQAEALSQAASVAMIEKVRKGTP
- a CDS encoding DUF397 domain-containing protein, whose product is MMTESPRWFKSSYSSNGGQCIEVAANFAVSRGVVPVRDSKDLSGPTLSFPFASFVSFVAGVKAGGFGTV